A genomic region of Rhipicephalus sanguineus isolate Rsan-2018 chromosome 1, BIME_Rsan_1.4, whole genome shotgun sequence contains the following coding sequences:
- the LOC119398973 gene encoding uncharacterized protein LOC119398973, producing the protein MGSVGAVSAAVSGRGNRVSAASDNEYRVVLPSLPSGSLVLNTVFMHGDVRARPYRVEDFRDTLSDLKLLPEVSSLGAYQMNHVWAVTFKCAEGAKRLLEKAEVKVKGQRCLLIDPSKKELRLKLHWLLPTVPDDDVRAALLNYGRVTDVVKERWKVSGVSDKASTTRTVTMNLKAGVKPEDIPHQIRIAGELALVVVPGRAPLCLRCQCTGHIRRDCKVPRCTLCRRFGHTETECVRTYASVAGPVGSDDNSELLMDEADSEAAASAETESATTDSAPAEQISGEKVRAGPANFKGEGALPVTDEASEAALVRDEKSKAPAAGGKKEAEEAMDISKEGAATNKRPHEGVEGEGSSMDLIGAGEPPPKAAPQRRATLRPRPTIPQDRRLTVSTPSTPPPPPPVT; encoded by the coding sequence ATGGGCTCTGTCGGAGCGGTATCAGCGGCCGTTTCTGGCCGCGGAAACAGGGTGTCTGCTGCCTCGGATAACGAGTATCGCGTTGTTTTGCCTAGTCTGCCTTCAGGAAGTTTAGTTTTGAATACGGTTTTCATGCATGGGGATGTGAGGGCCCGGCCCTATCGTGTAGAAGACTTCAGGGATACGCTGAGTGATTTGAAATTGCTCCCCGAGGTTTCGTCCTTGGGGGCGTATCAAATGAATCACGTATGGGCAGTCACGTTCAAGTGTGCGGAAGGCGCGAAGAGGCTGCTCGAAAAAGCCGAAGTGAAAGTGAAGGGCCAGCGTTGCCTCCTCATTGACCCGTCGAAGAAGGAACTGCGGTTGAAGTTGCACTGGCTCCTGCCTACcgttcccgacgacgacgtacgGGCGGCCTTGCTGAACTACGGAAGAGTTACGGATGTAGTCAAGGAACGCTGGAAGGTCAGCGGCGTGTCTGACAAGGCCTCAACGACACGTACCGTGACAATGAACCTGAAGGCAGGAGTCAAGCCAGAGGATATACCCCATCAGATAAGGATTGCTGGTGAGCTTGCCCTTGTGGTAGTGCCGGGAAGGGCGCCACTATGCCTTCGCTGTCAGTGCACCGGGCACATTCGCCGGGACTGTAAGGTGCCGCGCTGCACGCTGTGTCGTCGCTTTGGCCACACCGAGACGGAATGCGTGCGTACCTACGCCAGTGTCGCGGGGCCCGTGGGGAGTGACGACAACTCGGAGCTGCTAATGGATGAAGCCGATTCGGAAGCAGCAGCGAGTGCTGAGACAGAAAGCGCTACGACGGACAGTGCACCGGCTGAACAAATCTCAGGCGAGAAAGTTCGAGCGGGGCCGGCGAACTTCAAAGGCGAAGGCGCACTACCGGTTACAGATGAAGCCTCAGAAGCAGCACTGGTCAGGGATGAGAAGAGCAAAGCGCCAGCGGCGGGTGGCAAGAAAGAAGCGGAGGAGGCAATGGACATTTCTAAGGAAGGCGCCGCGACTAATAAGCGACCACACGAAGGCGTCGAGGGAGAGGGTTCTTCTATGGACCTGATCGGCGCCGGAGAGCCACCACCAAAAGCAGCCCCCCAGCGTCGGGCAACGTTGCGACCAAGGCCGACCATCCCACAAGACCGGAGGCTGACGGTGTCGACACCAtcgacgccgccaccaccgccaccggttaCATAG